A region of Roseobacter litoralis Och 149 DNA encodes the following proteins:
- the polA gene encoding DNA polymerase I, whose product MTNTFGKGHHLHLIDGSAFIFRAYHALPPLTRKSDGLPIGAVSGFCNMLHRYVEGNTGPDAPTHVAVIFDKGSHTFRNDMYDLYKANREAMPEDLRPQIPLTRRATEAFNIACKEKEGYEADDIIATLAVQARKAGGTCTIISSDKDLMQLVGDGVEMLDAMKNKRIDRDGVFEKFGVYPERVVDVQALAGDSVDNVPGAPGIGIKTAALLINEYGDLDSLLERAGEIKQPKRKQTLIDHADQIRLSRRLVLLDEATPLDFTLEDLEVRDPNPDQLMPFLAEMEFRTLTKRIADQLKVEMPEINDTPANAPAALEIADVPFDKAGYSQVDSAKALQEWIDQIYERGYVAVDTETTGLNDMTADLVGVSLCVEPGKACYIPLIHKAASSDDLFGSDDLAEGQMPLETALEMLKPVLEDESILKIGQNMKYDAKIFAQVGITVAPIDDTMLMSYAMHGGLHGHGMDALSERYLGHTPLPIKPLLGSGKSAITFDKVPLNDAVPYAAEDADVTLRLWQQFKPALHRAQVTRVYETLERPMVAVLADMERAGIKVDRDTLSRMSNAFSQKMAALEDEIYTLVGRKFNVGSPKQLGEILFDEMGLQGGKKGKTGAYATGADVLEDLATEHELPRRILDWRQLSKLKSTYTDALQDHINPDTGRVHTSYSIAGASTGRLASTDPNLQNIPIRSEEGRRIREAFVAEEGKTLVALDYSQIELRILAHIADIPALKAAFDDGQDIHAMTASEMFDVPLDEMTPEIRRQAKAINFGVIYGISGFGLARNLRIPRSEAQGFIDRYFERFPGIRTYMDDTKAFAKEHGYVETLFGRRIHTPNIGAKGPQAGFAARAAINAPIQGTAADVIRRAMIRMPAAIVDLPAKMLLQVHDELLFEVDQGSQGALIDAARSVMESAADPVVHLDVKLTVDAGEGPNWAVAH is encoded by the coding sequence ATGACAAACACTTTTGGCAAAGGGCATCACCTTCACCTCATCGACGGGTCGGCGTTTATCTTTCGGGCCTATCATGCGCTGCCCCCTCTGACGCGCAAATCCGACGGGCTGCCGATTGGAGCCGTTTCGGGCTTTTGCAACATGCTGCACCGCTATGTTGAGGGAAACACCGGCCCTGATGCGCCAACCCATGTCGCCGTTATTTTCGACAAAGGCAGCCATACGTTCCGCAATGACATGTATGATCTGTACAAAGCCAACCGGGAGGCCATGCCCGAAGACTTGCGCCCGCAGATCCCGCTGACCCGGCGCGCGACGGAAGCCTTCAACATCGCCTGCAAGGAAAAAGAAGGCTATGAGGCGGATGACATTATCGCGACATTGGCCGTTCAGGCCCGCAAGGCCGGTGGCACCTGCACCATCATCAGTTCTGACAAGGATCTGATGCAGCTTGTGGGCGACGGCGTCGAGATGCTGGACGCGATGAAAAACAAGCGGATTGACCGCGACGGGGTCTTTGAGAAATTTGGCGTCTATCCGGAACGGGTGGTCGACGTTCAGGCGCTGGCGGGCGATTCTGTCGATAACGTACCCGGTGCGCCCGGGATCGGCATCAAGACCGCCGCCCTGCTGATCAATGAATACGGCGATCTGGACAGCCTGCTGGAACGCGCAGGCGAAATCAAACAGCCCAAACGCAAACAGACACTGATAGATCACGCAGACCAGATCCGCCTGTCGCGCAGGCTGGTTTTGCTGGATGAGGCCACGCCGTTGGACTTCACCCTCGAAGACCTTGAGGTGCGCGACCCCAATCCAGACCAATTGATGCCGTTTCTGGCCGAAATGGAATTCCGAACGCTGACCAAACGCATTGCCGACCAGCTTAAGGTCGAGATGCCAGAAATCAACGACACGCCCGCCAATGCGCCGGCGGCGCTTGAAATCGCCGATGTGCCTTTTGACAAGGCCGGATACTCTCAGGTCGACAGTGCGAAAGCCCTGCAAGAGTGGATCGATCAAATCTACGAGCGTGGCTATGTCGCCGTGGATACCGAAACAACCGGACTGAATGACATGACCGCGGATCTGGTCGGGGTTTCGCTCTGCGTTGAGCCGGGCAAGGCCTGCTATATCCCGCTAATTCACAAAGCGGCCAGCAGCGATGACCTTTTTGGCTCTGACGATCTGGCGGAAGGGCAAATGCCGCTGGAGACGGCGCTGGAAATGCTCAAACCCGTTCTGGAGGATGAGAGCATCCTCAAGATCGGGCAGAACATGAAATATGATGCCAAGATATTCGCGCAGGTGGGGATCACCGTCGCGCCCATCGATGACACAATGCTGATGTCTTACGCCATGCACGGCGGTCTGCACGGGCACGGCATGGACGCCTTGTCGGAACGGTATCTGGGCCACACGCCCCTGCCCATAAAGCCGCTGTTAGGCTCTGGTAAGTCTGCGATTACCTTTGACAAGGTGCCGCTCAACGATGCGGTGCCCTATGCTGCTGAGGATGCGGATGTCACCCTGCGCTTGTGGCAGCAGTTCAAACCGGCCCTTCACCGCGCACAGGTCACACGGGTCTATGAAACGCTTGAACGTCCGATGGTGGCCGTGCTTGCGGATATGGAGCGTGCAGGGATTAAGGTGGACCGTGATACCCTCAGCCGGATGTCCAATGCCTTCAGCCAGAAAATGGCCGCGCTGGAAGATGAGATTTACACGCTGGTCGGGCGTAAATTCAATGTGGGCAGCCCAAAACAACTGGGTGAAATCCTGTTTGATGAAATGGGCTTGCAGGGTGGCAAGAAGGGCAAAACCGGGGCCTATGCAACCGGTGCCGATGTGCTTGAGGATCTGGCGACCGAGCATGAACTGCCGCGCCGCATCCTTGACTGGCGGCAACTGTCCAAGCTGAAATCGACCTATACGGACGCGTTGCAGGACCACATCAACCCGGACACGGGCCGTGTGCATACATCCTATTCGATTGCCGGGGCCTCGACCGGGCGGCTGGCCTCAACCGACCCAAACCTGCAGAATATCCCAATTCGCTCTGAGGAAGGCCGTCGCATCCGCGAAGCCTTTGTCGCCGAAGAGGGCAAAACGCTGGTAGCACTCGACTACAGCCAGATTGAGTTGCGCATTCTTGCGCATATCGCCGACATCCCGGCCCTGAAAGCCGCCTTTGACGACGGGCAGGACATCCACGCCATGACCGCGTCAGAGATGTTCGATGTTCCCCTCGATGAAATGACACCGGAGATTCGCAGACAGGCCAAGGCGATCAATTTTGGCGTCATCTACGGCATCTCGGGCTTTGGTCTGGCGCGCAACCTGCGTATCCCGCGCAGCGAGGCGCAGGGCTTTATCGACCGGTATTTCGAACGATTCCCCGGCATCCGCACCTATATGGACGACACCAAGGCATTCGCCAAAGAACACGGCTATGTCGAGACGCTGTTTGGCCGTCGGATTCACACACCAAACATCGGGGCAAAGGGGCCTCAGGCAGGGTTTGCCGCGCGCGCAGCGATCAATGCGCCGATACAGGGCACCGCCGCCGATGTGATCCGCCGGGCGATGATCCGCATGCCCGCCGCCATCGTGGATCTGCCCGCAAAGATGCTGCTGCAGGTACATGATGAGCTGTTGTTCGAGGTCGATCAGGGATCGCAGGGCGCCTTGATCGACGCCGCACGCAGCGTCATGGAAAGCGCCGCCGACCCGGTGGTACACCTTGATGTGAAACTGACCGTGGATGCGGGCGAGGGGCCGAACTGGGCCGTGGCGCATTAA
- a CDS encoding zinc-finger domain-containing protein, whose protein sequence is MQQPPETKIVDRFRIACDGGEGALGHPRVWLQIPKDTGWVECGYCDCKYIHKDYADKT, encoded by the coding sequence ATGCAGCAGCCCCCTGAGACAAAGATTGTCGATCGCTTTCGTATTGCCTGCGACGGTGGCGAAGGCGCGCTTGGGCATCCGCGCGTGTGGCTGCAAATTCCAAAAGACACCGGCTGGGTGGAATGTGGCTATTGCGACTGCAAATATATCCACAAGGATTACGCAGACAAAACATGA
- a CDS encoding DUF1203 domain-containing protein, giving the protein MPLYSALPTEMVRALQAGGVDANGQVAEFSTSDGFSNPCRHCLQDIPQGHGMLILAHRPFARVHPYAETGPVFLCSDQCDRWQSVSNLPPILATSPEYLIKGYDAAERIVYGTGTVVPAITLSASIDAILENPAVAFVHIRSARNNCYQARADKG; this is encoded by the coding sequence ATGCCACTTTACAGTGCCTTACCAACAGAGATGGTGCGCGCCCTTCAGGCCGGGGGAGTTGACGCGAACGGTCAGGTCGCCGAATTCAGCACCTCGGATGGGTTTTCCAACCCCTGCCGACACTGCCTGCAAGACATCCCACAAGGTCACGGCATGTTGATTCTCGCTCATCGTCCTTTTGCCCGGGTGCATCCCTATGCGGAAACAGGACCGGTTTTTCTGTGCTCAGACCAGTGTGACCGATGGCAAAGCGTCAGCAATCTGCCCCCCATTCTCGCCACCTCGCCTGAATACCTGATCAAAGGCTACGATGCGGCGGAGCGGATTGTCTATGGCACGGGCACCGTCGTGCCTGCCATAACTCTATCGGCCAGTATCGACGCGATCCTTGAAAACCCAGCCGTCGCATTTGTGCACATTCGATCCGCACGCAACAATTGCTATCAGGCACGTGCCGATAAAGGATAG
- a CDS encoding error-prone DNA polymerase: MFAELNITSNFSFLKGASHPEEYMSRAAALGIGAIAIADENTVAGIVRAHAQARDIARQVRERQTWEAANGQIGPALPAGLRVTPTFLYAMPRLIPAARLVFSDACEITALPENRVGWGTLCRLLSMGRQRAEKGSCELRLQDLLEGGSGLQLILWPQAQEVPCGAGGWAQTARQLTRRFTGKIHIGLFPQYDGRDPQRFADLTEQARRLGLPTVASAAPVMHHGARRKLADVVTAIRTGCRVDDLGRDALPNSEARLRSEAEMRRLFKGFEAAVDRAHTLAQSLKFSLDELRYEYPSEIAENETPSDRLRRLAYEGLAWRYPAGASDKVHRLLEHELTLIGKLKYEPYFLTVRDIVAFARSRDILCQGRGSAANSVVCYCLGVTSVSPEIGTMVFERFVSEARNEPPDIDVDFEHERREEVIQHIYERYGRHRAGLCATVVHYRGKRAIREVGRAMGLSEDTISALSSQLWGFFSTKGIEAERMAEIGLDANDRRLQQTLALVYEINGFPRHLSQHVGGFVITEGRLDELVPIENATMEGRTVICWDKDDIETLGILKVDVLSLGMLTCIRKAFDLMQMHHNVSHTLASLPPEDPVVYDMLCRADSIGVFQVESRAQMNFLPRMRPRCFYDLVIEVAIIRPGPIQGDMVHPYIRRRNGEEEVSFPSDELGEVLGKTLGVPLFQEQAMQIAIVGAGFTPDQADRLRRSLATFKKHGNVSEFRNLFLRGMKNKGYDEDFAERCFSQIEGFGSYGFPESHAASFALLVYASSWIKCHHPGIFACALLNSQPMGFYAPAQIVRDAREHGVDVRPICINASFWENVMEPDGQGGLALRLGFRQIKGVSEEDATWLTAARGNGYRSVRDVWRRAGLQPMMIERLAEADVFAALDLNRRAALWEAKALVPGAPLPLFAGDIDGEAIDEPAALLPEMTLGEEVVEDYVAMRLTLRAHPMALLRHRLTPQPGAKPVSLAPAEGKAPDLSKLSYTGGNPD, from the coding sequence ATGTTTGCTGAACTCAATATCACCTCTAATTTCTCTTTCCTCAAAGGTGCCTCCCACCCGGAGGAATACATGTCCCGTGCGGCGGCGCTGGGTATCGGAGCCATTGCAATCGCAGATGAAAACACGGTGGCGGGAATCGTCCGTGCCCATGCGCAGGCGCGCGACATCGCCCGGCAGGTGCGCGAGCGGCAGACATGGGAGGCCGCAAATGGCCAGATCGGCCCTGCCCTGCCGGCGGGGTTGCGGGTGACGCCCACGTTCCTTTACGCAATGCCGCGCCTGATCCCTGCGGCACGGCTGGTTTTCTCGGATGCTTGCGAAATCACGGCCCTGCCGGAAAACCGGGTAGGATGGGGCACCCTGTGCCGTCTTCTTTCAATGGGACGGCAGCGTGCCGAAAAAGGCTCTTGCGAATTGCGCCTGCAAGATCTGTTGGAAGGGGGCAGCGGGCTGCAATTGATCCTCTGGCCACAGGCGCAGGAGGTGCCGTGCGGCGCGGGTGGATGGGCGCAAACCGCGCGACAGTTGACGCGCCGCTTTACCGGGAAAATTCATATCGGCCTTTTCCCACAGTATGATGGCCGCGACCCTCAGCGCTTTGCAGACCTCACCGAACAGGCGCGGCGTCTGGGTTTGCCGACGGTGGCCAGTGCGGCCCCTGTCATGCATCACGGCGCGCGCCGCAAACTTGCAGATGTTGTGACCGCAATCCGAACCGGATGCCGCGTTGATGATCTGGGCCGCGACGCCTTGCCCAACAGTGAGGCACGCCTGCGTTCAGAAGCCGAGATGCGCCGCCTTTTCAAAGGGTTTGAAGCTGCCGTGGACCGCGCCCACACCCTTGCCCAAAGCCTGAAGTTCTCACTGGATGAACTGCGCTATGAATACCCGTCAGAGATTGCAGAGAATGAAACCCCATCGGACCGGTTGCGCCGTCTGGCCTATGAGGGGCTTGCCTGGCGCTACCCGGCAGGGGCCTCTGACAAGGTTCACCGCCTGCTGGAACATGAGCTCACTCTCATTGGCAAGTTGAAATACGAGCCCTATTTCCTGACCGTGCGCGACATTGTGGCCTTTGCCCGGTCGCGCGACATCCTGTGTCAGGGGCGCGGGTCCGCGGCCAATTCGGTGGTCTGTTATTGTCTGGGCGTCACCTCCGTGTCCCCCGAGATCGGCACGATGGTTTTTGAGCGTTTCGTGTCAGAGGCCCGCAATGAACCCCCTGATATCGACGTGGATTTCGAACATGAGCGCCGCGAAGAAGTCATCCAGCATATCTATGAACGCTACGGCCGCCACCGCGCGGGGCTTTGCGCGACGGTCGTGCACTACCGGGGCAAACGCGCGATCCGCGAGGTGGGCCGCGCCATGGGGCTGAGCGAAGACACGATCTCTGCGCTCTCCTCACAGCTTTGGGGGTTCTTTTCCACCAAGGGGATCGAGGCGGAACGCATGGCCGAAATCGGGCTGGATGCAAACGACCGCCGCCTGCAACAAACCCTTGCACTGGTCTATGAGATCAACGGCTTTCCCCGCCATCTGTCCCAACACGTGGGGGGCTTTGTGATCACCGAAGGGCGGCTTGACGAACTGGTCCCCATTGAAAACGCCACGATGGAAGGGCGCACGGTCATTTGCTGGGACAAGGATGACATCGAAACGCTGGGCATCCTCAAGGTTGATGTCCTCAGCCTCGGCATGCTCACCTGTATCCGCAAGGCGTTTGATCTGATGCAGATGCACCATAACGTCAGCCACACGCTGGCCTCCCTGCCGCCCGAGGATCCGGTGGTCTATGATATGCTCTGCCGCGCGGACAGCATCGGGGTGTTTCAGGTGGAAAGCCGCGCGCAGATGAATTTCCTGCCGCGCATGCGCCCGCGTTGTTTCTATGATCTGGTCATCGAGGTCGCGATCATCCGCCCCGGTCCCATTCAGGGCGATATGGTGCATCCCTACATCCGCCGCCGCAATGGAGAAGAAGAGGTCTCCTTTCCCTCGGACGAGTTGGGCGAGGTGCTGGGCAAGACACTGGGCGTGCCGCTTTTTCAGGAACAGGCGATGCAGATCGCCATTGTCGGCGCGGGCTTTACCCCCGATCAGGCGGACCGTCTGCGCCGTTCGCTGGCGACCTTCAAAAAGCACGGCAACGTCAGCGAATTCAGAAACCTGTTTCTGCGGGGCATGAAAAACAAGGGCTATGATGAAGATTTTGCCGAGCGCTGTTTCAGTCAGATCGAAGGATTCGGATCGTATGGTTTCCCCGAAAGCCACGCGGCCAGTTTTGCGCTGCTGGTCTATGCCTCGTCTTGGATCAAATGCCACCACCCCGGCATCTTTGCCTGCGCGCTGCTGAATTCGCAGCCCATGGGGTTTTACGCCCCCGCCCAGATCGTGCGGGACGCGCGCGAACATGGGGTCGATGTGCGGCCCATCTGCATCAACGCCAGTTTTTGGGAAAACGTGATGGAGCCGGATGGTCAGGGTGGCCTCGCGCTGCGGTTGGGGTTCCGGCAGATCAAAGGCGTCAGCGAAGAGGACGCCACGTGGCTGACGGCGGCGCGCGGTAACGGCTATCGCTCCGTGCGGGATGTGTGGCGACGGGCCGGGCTGCAGCCAATGATGATCGAACGTCTTGCCGAGGCAGATGTTTTTGCAGCCCTTGACCTTAATCGCCGCGCCGCCCTGTGGGAGGCCAAAGCACTTGTGCCGGGCGCGCCGCTGCCGCTGTTTGCAGGCGATATCGACGGTGAAGCCATTGATGAACCCGCAGCCCTGTTGCCCGAAATGACATTGGGCGAAGAGGTGGTCGAGGATTATGTCGCCATGCGCCTGACGCTCAGGGCGCATCCGATGGCGCTGCTCAGGCACCGGTTGACCCCACAGCCGGGAGCAAAACCTGTGTCCCTTGCACCTGCGGAGGGCAAAGCACCCGATCTGTCCAAACTGAGCTATACAGGCGGTAATCCGGACTAG
- the gpmI gene encoding 2,3-bisphosphoglycerate-independent phosphoglycerate mutase: MTGPKPVVLCILDGWGLSERREGNAPLLADTPNMDRLMATCPHATLTTFGPDVGLPSGQMGNSEVGHTNIGAGRVVAMDLGQIDLAIEEGIFAQNSRLRAFIVTLQDSGGTAHLMGVVSDGGVHGHINHMVAAAKALADENIPVVIHALTDGRDVAPRSALGYFETLQAALPDGVEIATVTGRYFAMDRDNRWDRVSKAYQAIVTGTGRKAASASDAVDQAYAQGENDEFILPTVLDGYTGAKDNDGFFCLNFRADRAREIMAAIGDPEFSAFDTGDRPDWARLMGMAQYSQAHAAYMTTMYPKPEIVNTLGDWVAQQGLRQYRLAETEKYPHVTFFLNGGEEVSFAGEDRLMPKSPDVATYDLQPEMSSKEVTDAFVAAIEEGYDLIVVNYANPDMVGHTGDLQAAMKACEAVDHGLGRVLAALEKAGGAMIVTADHGNCDVMIDPETGGPHTAHTLNPVPVVMVGAPENTTLSNGRLADLAPTILHLMGLEPPKEMTGKCLMS; the protein is encoded by the coding sequence ATGACCGGACCTAAACCAGTGGTACTTTGCATCCTTGATGGCTGGGGATTGAGCGAGCGGCGCGAAGGCAATGCGCCCTTGCTGGCCGATACGCCCAATATGGACCGCCTCATGGCGACCTGCCCGCATGCGACGCTGACGACCTTTGGCCCCGATGTCGGGCTGCCCAGCGGCCAGATGGGAAACTCCGAAGTCGGTCATACCAATATTGGCGCAGGCCGCGTGGTCGCCATGGATCTGGGCCAGATTGATCTGGCGATCGAAGAGGGGATTTTTGCGCAAAACTCCCGTCTCAGGGCCTTCATCGTGACCCTTCAAGACAGCGGCGGCACGGCGCATCTGATGGGCGTCGTCTCGGACGGTGGGGTGCATGGGCACATCAACCATATGGTTGCCGCCGCCAAGGCCCTCGCTGATGAAAATATTCCCGTGGTCATTCATGCGCTGACAGACGGGCGTGACGTGGCCCCACGCTCTGCCCTTGGGTATTTTGAGACGCTGCAGGCGGCTTTGCCGGACGGCGTTGAGATTGCAACCGTCACCGGGCGTTATTTTGCCATGGACCGCGACAATCGCTGGGACAGGGTATCCAAAGCCTATCAGGCCATCGTCACGGGCACGGGACGCAAGGCCGCGTCCGCATCTGATGCGGTGGATCAGGCCTATGCGCAGGGTGAAAACGATGAATTCATCTTACCCACAGTTCTGGACGGATACACGGGTGCAAAAGACAACGACGGATTCTTTTGCCTGAACTTTCGCGCCGACCGCGCCCGCGAAATCATGGCGGCAATCGGCGATCCCGAATTCAGCGCATTCGACACCGGAGACCGCCCCGATTGGGCAAGGCTGATGGGTATGGCGCAGTATTCGCAGGCGCATGCGGCTTATATGACGACCATGTACCCCAAACCGGAAATCGTGAACACGCTGGGGGATTGGGTGGCGCAACAGGGCTTGCGTCAATACCGGCTGGCGGAGACTGAAAAATATCCGCATGTCACGTTTTTCCTGAACGGCGGGGAAGAGGTCTCTTTCGCCGGTGAGGACCGTTTGATGCCGAAATCCCCTGATGTGGCGACCTATGATTTACAGCCTGAGATGTCATCCAAAGAGGTCACGGATGCCTTTGTCGCGGCGATTGAGGAAGGCTATGATCTGATCGTCGTGAACTACGCCAACCCCGACATGGTCGGGCACACAGGCGATTTGCAGGCCGCGATGAAGGCCTGCGAGGCGGTTGATCACGGGCTTGGCCGGGTTCTGGCCGCGCTGGAAAAGGCGGGTGGTGCGATGATCGTCACGGCCGATCATGGCAATTGCGATGTGATGATTGACCCTGAAACAGGCGGTCCGCATACCGCCCATACCCTGAACCCTGTGCCTGTGGTTATGGTTGGCGCGCCAGAGAACACGACCCTCAGTAACGGACGGCTGGCCGATCTGGCCCCGACCATCCTGCATTTGATGGGATTAGAACCACCAAAGGAAATGACCGGCAAATGCCTGATGTCATAA
- a CDS encoding murein hydrolase activator EnvC family protein, protein MPDVIKLLALLMVLLLPAFAVAQTTPAERARLAVEMLDEASSKLEAAQSARDRVRALTETVTAFEEGLGALRSGLRQASAREAQLSAQLIAQEREIASLLAVLQRVGGASSPVILLHPGGPTGAARAGMLVAEVTPALSAKAADVRRDLEELQALAALQTDASTRLEAALQQVQEARAALNQAMADRTDLPKRFVSDPINEAILIDTAETLDEFAAGLDRVILEEIAIVPPDLAGDKGALDLPVRGRLLRAAGEADAAGIRRPGIIMATQPAALVTSPVPATIRYVGPLLDFGQVVILEPQAEVLFVFAGLETVYGAAGDVIKADAPLGLMGGVGDKIAAELSTDGDQTGTGRSETLYIEVRVKNTPEDPSDWFRTEKDG, encoded by the coding sequence ATGCCTGATGTCATAAAGCTGCTGGCCCTTTTGATGGTGCTATTGCTGCCTGCATTCGCTGTCGCACAAACCACGCCTGCGGAGCGTGCGCGACTGGCTGTCGAGATGCTGGATGAGGCGAGCAGTAAACTGGAAGCTGCCCAGTCTGCACGCGACCGGGTGCGCGCCCTGACCGAAACCGTCACCGCATTCGAAGAAGGCCTTGGTGCCTTGCGCAGTGGCTTGCGGCAAGCCTCCGCCCGTGAAGCGCAGTTATCCGCGCAACTCATCGCGCAAGAACGGGAGATCGCGTCCCTCTTGGCTGTTTTGCAGCGGGTTGGGGGCGCGTCGTCGCCGGTCATACTGCTTCACCCCGGTGGCCCGACGGGGGCAGCACGCGCTGGTATGCTCGTGGCCGAAGTGACCCCGGCGCTCAGTGCCAAGGCGGCTGATGTGCGCCGGGATCTTGAGGAATTGCAGGCGCTTGCGGCCCTTCAAACGGATGCATCAACCCGTCTGGAAGCGGCCCTGCAACAGGTGCAGGAAGCGCGCGCGGCGCTCAATCAAGCCATGGCCGATCGTACAGATTTGCCCAAACGCTTTGTGAGCGATCCTATCAACGAGGCCATCCTTATCGACACGGCTGAAACGCTGGATGAATTCGCGGCTGGTCTGGACCGCGTCATTCTCGAAGAGATCGCCATCGTCCCGCCTGATCTGGCCGGAGACAAAGGCGCGCTTGATCTGCCCGTGCGGGGTCGCCTTTTGCGCGCTGCGGGCGAAGCAGATGCGGCTGGTATCCGCCGTCCGGGCATCATTATGGCAACGCAACCCGCTGCCCTGGTTACCAGCCCCGTTCCTGCAACAATCCGCTATGTCGGGCCGTTGCTCGATTTCGGACAGGTGGTGATTCTCGAACCGCAGGCCGAAGTTCTCTTTGTCTTCGCGGGGTTGGAGACCGTATACGGTGCGGCCGGTGACGTGATTAAAGCGGATGCACCGCTGGGTCTTATGGGCGGTGTTGGCGACAAAATTGCCGCAGAGTTGTCAACAGATGGTGATCAGACTGGTACAGGGCGTTCAGAAACGCTCTATATAGAGGTAAGAGTGAAAAATACGCCTGAGGATCCGAGCGATTGGTTCCGGACAGAAAAGGATGGATAG
- a CDS encoding S41 family peptidase produces MKKFAMAALGGTLAGVIATTQIAGPLLAQDSAKSSNVYEQLDLFGDIFERIRAQYVEEVDPGELIEAAIDGMLTSLDPHSSYLSPDDAAQMRVQTRGEFGGLGIEVTQEEGFVKVVSPIDGTPADEAGVEAGDFITHVDGESVLGLALDEAVTLMRGPVGSEIIITLVREGEPEPFDVSIIRDTIKLTAVRTRTQGDTVVLRVTTFNDQTYTNLQSGLKEQIEEAGGIDAINGIVIDLRNNPGGLLTQAIRVSDAFLEKGEIVSTRGREIQDGERFNATAGDLAEGKPIVVLINGGSASASEIVAGALQDHRRAIVVGTKSFGKGSVQTVMPLRSDGAMRLTTARYYTPSGRSIQSLGVSPDIVVEQPRRSLAEEEEDETTNRPSRSEADLRGSLNNDSLSEDEIKQIEADRAKAEAAAALREEDYQLAYAIDILKGLSAIGTSNR; encoded by the coding sequence ATGAAAAAATTTGCCATGGCGGCATTGGGCGGAACCCTGGCTGGTGTCATCGCGACAACCCAGATCGCAGGTCCCTTGCTCGCGCAGGATTCCGCAAAGTCGAGCAACGTATACGAGCAGCTTGATCTTTTCGGGGATATTTTTGAACGCATTCGTGCGCAATATGTTGAAGAGGTCGACCCCGGAGAGCTGATTGAAGCTGCGATTGATGGTATGCTGACCTCGCTTGATCCGCATTCCAGCTATCTCAGCCCGGATGACGCAGCACAAATGCGGGTTCAGACACGCGGCGAGTTTGGCGGCCTCGGCATCGAGGTCACGCAGGAAGAAGGCTTTGTCAAAGTCGTCTCGCCCATTGATGGCACCCCTGCGGATGAGGCGGGCGTCGAAGCAGGTGATTTCATCACGCATGTTGACGGCGAATCCGTTCTCGGTCTGGCGCTGGACGAGGCGGTGACCTTGATGCGGGGCCCCGTTGGGTCCGAGATCATCATCACATTGGTGCGCGAGGGCGAGCCAGAGCCGTTTGATGTCTCCATCATTCGCGACACGATCAAACTGACCGCTGTGCGCACGCGGACACAGGGTGATACGGTTGTGCTGCGGGTAACGACGTTCAACGATCAGACCTACACCAACCTGCAATCCGGTCTCAAAGAGCAGATCGAAGAAGCAGGCGGCATTGATGCGATCAACGGGATCGTCATTGACCTGCGCAACAACCCCGGTGGTTTGCTGACGCAAGCGATCCGGGTGTCGGATGCCTTTTTGGAAAAGGGTGAAATTGTATCCACCCGTGGTCGTGAAATTCAGGACGGAGAGCGGTTCAACGCAACCGCTGGCGATCTTGCCGAAGGCAAACCGATCGTGGTTCTGATCAATGGCGGCTCTGCCTCTGCCTCCGAGATCGTAGCGGGTGCTTTGCAGGATCACCGCCGCGCGATTGTTGTCGGTACCAAGAGTTTTGGCAAAGGCTCCGTGCAAACAGTGATGCCCCTGCGCAGCGATGGTGCGATGCGCCTGACGACTGCGCGGTATTACACGCCGTCAGGTCGTTCGATCCAGTCTCTGGGCGTTTCCCCCGACATCGTTGTTGAGCAGCCACGCCGCAGTCTGGCAGAAGAAGAAGAGGACGAGACAACAAACCGTCCGTCCCGCTCCGAAGCGGATCTGCGCGGTTCTTTGAACAATGACAGCCTGTCGGAAGATGAGATCAAGCAGATCGAAGCAGACCGCGCCAAAGCCGAAGCTGCAGCGGCCCTGCGCGAAGAGGATTACCAACTGGCCTATGCCATTGATATTCTCAAAGGTCTGTCGGCCATCGGAACCAGCAACCGCTAG